One region of Oryzias latipes chromosome 6, ASM223467v1 genomic DNA includes:
- the LOC101172976 gene encoding SIN3-HDAC complex-associated factor, with protein sequence MFGFHKPKMYRSLDGCCICRAKSSSSRFTDSKRYEKDFRSCFGLSETRSGEICNACVLLVKRWKKLPVGTKKNWNHVVDARGGPSLKITSRPKKMKSVSKKVRPSQISRLQKELKRSNSDAHSTTSSASPAQSPSYSNLSDDGSDTELSPGSSRSPVFSFLDLTYWKRQKVCCGIIYKGRFGEVLIDPHLFKPCCRNKQRQKTQQQEEEEEEEEEEDEEEEVEVEEGQVGVEKSQTEEEVKETPASEKNAEAAELCVTAAAPQARGGEVVEECW encoded by the exons ATGTTTGGCTTTCACAAGCCCAAAATGTACAGGAGTTTGGATGGCTGCTGCATCTGCCGAGCAAAGTCATCCAGCTCTCGTTTCACAGACAGCAAGCGGTATGAGAAAGACTTCAGGAGCTGTTTTGG GTTGAGCGAAACAAGATCCGGAGAAATCTGTAACGCCTGTGTTCTCCTTGTGAAACGCTGGAAAAAGCTCCCCGTTGGAACCAAGAAAAACTGGAACCAT GTTGTTGATGCCAGGGGAGGCCCAAGCCTAAAGATAACCTCCAGACCCAAAAAGATGAAGTCAGTCTCCAAGAAAGTGAGGCCAAGCCAGATCAGCAGGCTGCAGAAGGAGCTGAAAAGAAGCA ATTCAGATGCCCACAGCACAACTTCCAGTGCTTCTCCTGCTCAGTCTCCAAGCTACAGCAACCTGTCGGATGACGGTTCTGACACTGAACTGAGCCCAGGATCCAGCCGCTCCCCTGTTTTCTCCTTTCTGGACCTGACCTATTGGAAGAG GCAGAAGGTGTGCTGTGGAATCATCTATAAGGGCCGTTTTGGGGAGGTGCTCATAGACCCCCACTTGTTCAAACCTTGCTGTCGCAACAAACAGCGACAGAAGACACAGcaacaggaggaggaagaagaggaggaggaggaagaagacgaggaggaggaggtggaggtggaagAGGGCCAAGTGGGGGTGGAAAAATCTCAGACGGAGGAGGAAGTGAAGGAGACTCCTGCGAGTGAGAAAAATGCTGAGGCTGCCGAGCTCTGCGTCACAGCCGCTGCACCTCAGGCCAGAGGCGGGGAGGTGGTGGAAGAATGCTGGTGA
- the kxd1 gene encoding kxDL motif-containing protein 1: MDEPTASGVFCSRMLSMVNSEDVNAIIQAQRHMLDRFEKTNEMLINFNGLSNVRLQQMNDRFLLHTRTLVEMKKDLDSIFRRIRTLKGKIAKQYPEAFTNIHESPISEDEDDEFDPVPPSVATTTTTATSEQSTESCDTSPDVISPTVSRCSEDLSQEPPDTPTSDVQETAVLQDEGPDSVPAE; the protein is encoded by the exons atggacGAGCCCACAGCATCTGGCGTGTTCTGCAGCAGAATGCTGAGTATGGTTAACTCTGAGGACGTGAACGCTATCATCCAGGCTCAGAGACACAT GCTCGATCGGTTTGAAAAAACCAACGAAATGCTGATAAACTTCAATGGACTGTCAaatgtgaggctgcagcagatgAATGACCGCTTCCTACTCCACACCCGCACCCTGGTAGAGATGAAGAAAGATCTGGATAGCATTTTCAGAAGAATTAG gACTTTAAAAGGGAAAATTGCCAAACAATACCCAGAAGCTTTCACCA atATCCACGAGTCACCAATCtcagaagatgaagatgacGAATTTGACCCAGTTCCTCCAAGCGTTGCTACAACAACCACGACAGCCACTTCAGAGCAAAGCACAGAATCCTGTGACACAAGTCCGGATGTGATTTCACCCACTGTGAGCAGATGTTCTGAGGACCTCTCTCAGGAGCCACCTGACACACCCACTTCTGATGTCCAAGAGACAGCAGTTCTTCAGGATGAGGGTCCTGACTCTGTACCTGCTGAGTAA
- the LOC101163246 gene encoding endoplasmic reticulum-Golgi intermediate compartment protein 2 — protein MRRLTKKKALTLVKELDAFPKVPESYVESTASGGTVSLIAFTLMAVLAFLEFFVYTNTWMKYEYEVDKDFSSKLRINVDITVAMRCQYIGADVLDLAETMVASDGLNYEPVNFELSPDERLWHITLLHIQERLKVEHSLQDVLFKTAVKGAQPAKTQRDSSSPPNACRIHGHLYVNKVAGNFHITVGKSIPHPRGHAHLAALVSHDSYNFSHRIDHLSFGEAIPGLISPLDGTEKIAADYNHMFQYFITIVPTKLNTYKVSAETHQYSVTERERVINHAAGSHGVSGIFMKYDISSLMVKVTEQHMPFWKFLVRLCGIVGGIFSTTGMIHGLVGFLVDVACCRFKMGAYRRPDAPLNPQGEVQNGFPAENYIQ, from the exons ATGAGGAGGCTGACGAAGAAGAAGGCTCTGACTCTGGTGAAGGAGTTGGATGCTTTCCCGAAGGTCCCCGAGAGCTACGTGGAGTCCACGGCCAGCGGCGGGACAG TGTCTCTGATCGCCTTCACCCTCATGGCTGTCCTCGCCTTCCTGGAGTTCTTCGTGTACACAAACACGTGGATGAAGTACGAGTATGAGGTGGACAAAGATTTTAGCAG CAAGCTGAGGATAAACGTGGACATCACTGTGGCTATGAGATGCCAAT ACATTGGTGCGGATGTCCTTGATTTAGCAGAGACAATGGTTGCGTCTGATGGTTTAAATTATGAGCCA GTTAATTTTGAATTGTCACCTGATGAAAGATTATGGCACAT AACTCTTCTGCACATCCAGGAGCGCTTGAAAGTTGAGCACTCTCTGCAGGATGTGCTGTTTAAGACGGCAGTGAAAGGAGCTCAACCTGCAAAGACTCAGAG GGACAGTTCAAGCCCCCCTAACGCCTGCAGAATACACGGACATCTTTATGTTAATAAAGTTGCAGGAAATTTCCACATCACTGTCGGCAA GTCAATTCCTCATCCCAGAGGCCACGCCCACCTTGCGGCCCTTGTCAGCCATGACT CTTATAACTTCTCTCACCGGATTGACCACTTGTCCTTTGGAGAAGCAATTCCCGGACTCATCAGTCCTCTGGATGGGACGGAGAAAATCGCTGCAGACT ATAACCACATGTTCCAGTACTTTATCACCATAGTGCCAACCAAGCTCAACACGTACAAAGTCTCTGCAGAGACGCATCAGTATTCAGTCACAGAGAGG GAACGTGTAATAAACCATGCTGCAGGCAGCCATGGAGTCTCTGGAATCTTTATGAAATATGATATCAGCTCACTTATGGTCAAAGTCACTGAACAACACATGCCTTTCTGGAAATTTCTGGTCAGGCTCTGCGGCATCGTTGGAGGCATTTTCTCCACCACAG gAATGATCCACGGTTTGGTGGGATTCTTGGTAGACGTAGCATGTTGTCGTTTTAAAATGGGAGCATACCGACGTCCGGAT GCTCCTTTGAACCCACAGGGTGAAGTTCAAAATGGATTTCCTGCAGAAAATTACATCCAATAA